CATCTTGACGCGCTCGCCTTCCACATAAAAGCGGGTCCGCAGGCCGGAGTGGTTGTCCTCGCCGCAGACGAAGCAGGTCTTGGAATTGGGCAGATAGCGAATATCGTTGTGGGACGTGCTCAAGTGGGACTCCTTTTTCTACGCCAGACGGCCCCCGGCGATTGCATGCGGTGCGGGCGACCGTCCACGCCAGACACGACCCGGTATTGTACGCAAGCCGGCGGGGAAACGTAAACCGGCGGCCCGCGCGGTCGTTATTGGACACCGCCGCGCCGCGATACGGGCTGGTTTCTCTGGGGAATCGCATATAAACATTTGGGCGTAAACTTGAGTTGATTTGGAGCCTTGAATCAATGAAATTGAGCGTGTTGGAGCGCCGGCATCTCTGCCGGCAAGGTCAGGGACTTGCCGCGGGCGAAATGCCAGCGATCCAACACGTGCCCTTTTTAACAGTTCAGGTCGTTCGTATGGCGCTCGGCTCGGACAAGAAGTTCAAATGCGATTGCCCTGGCTGATTTCTTGACAAATCATCGCGCCGGGCGCTATATCTAGTACACGGGAGCGCTGTGTATCGGCAGCGATGGCGGTAGGAACGAGGACTGGAGGCCGGGAATGGTGTTCTTTGGGTCGACAACGCTCCACCGGGCGGCGGAAAAAGGGGATTTTTCCGCAGCCCTGCACCTGATCGAAAAGGGAGCGGACGTCAACGAGCGCAATGAAGAGGGCAAGCCGCCGCTGCTGATCGCGGCGGAATTAGGCCACATCGAGATTATGCGGCTTCTGCTCGATCACGACGCGGAAGTTGATCGCACGGGGCGGAAGGGGGACACGCCGCTGTACCGCGCCATCAAGAACGATCAGCCCGACGCCGCCACGCTGCTGGTTCGCCGGGGGGCGGACGTGAATTTTCGCGCGAAGCATGGCGTCACGGCGCTCCTGACGGCGGCCGCGCGCGCCCGGGAGGCGACGATTGAGCTGTTGCTGGAAGCGGGGGCCAATATCGAGCACCACGACAGCCACGGGCGCACCGCGCTCTACCTGGCCGTGGAAAAGGGCCACGTAAATGTCGTCCGCAAGCTCATTTCCTGGGGCGCGGACGTCAACCACGCCACCCGGAGTGGGGCGACGCCGCTCATGATCGCCGTGAAGCACCACGATCCCAGTCTCGCGCGCTGGCTTATCGAGCGCGGCGCGGAAGTCGAGGCGGCGGACAGCCGCGGCAAGACGGCCCTGCAGGTGGCGGTGGCGGCGGGGGGCTACGAGAGCTGCATGCTGCTCATCCGCTCGGGCGCCGATCCGCGCCAGCGCACCCCGGAAGGCCTCAACCTGGCGACCGCCGCGCTGCGCGACAATAACGGGCGCCTCGCCGCGCAATTGAACGAATACGCGATGAAGGGCGTGCATCTCGACATGCCGGACAACGTCATGGCGGCGATACAGTCCAATGAAATCGGGCTGTTGCGGCTCCGGCTGGAAGAGCACCCCAACGACGTGCACCTGCGCACGCAATCGCACGGCTGGACCCCGCTGCTGTTCGCCATTCGCCAGTGCAATTGCGCGATGGCGAAACTCCTCCTCGACAAGGGAGCCGATCCCAACCTGGCCGACGCGAAGGGCCGCGCCCCCATTCACCTGGCCGCGGCGCAGGGCGACACCGTCATCCTCAAGCTGCTGCTGGAAGCGGGGGCGGATATCGATGCGGTATGTAACGGCCTCACCGCGCTCGAGGTCGCCGAACGCGGCAACCACCGCGGCGCCGCGCATTTCCTCGGGGGGCGCAAGACGCTGAAGAAGT
This is a stretch of genomic DNA from Candidatus Hydrogenedentota bacterium. It encodes these proteins:
- a CDS encoding ankyrin repeat domain-containing protein — protein: MVFFGSTTLHRAAEKGDFSAALHLIEKGADVNERNEEGKPPLLIAAELGHIEIMRLLLDHDAEVDRTGRKGDTPLYRAIKNDQPDAATLLVRRGADVNFRAKHGVTALLTAAARAREATIELLLEAGANIEHHDSHGRTALYLAVEKGHVNVVRKLISWGADVNHATRSGATPLMIAVKHHDPSLARWLIERGAEVEAADSRGKTALQVAVAAGGYESCMLLIRSGADPRQRTPEGLNLATAALRDNNGRLAAQLNEYAMKGVHLDMPDNVMAAIQSNEIGLLRLRLEEHPNDVHLRTQSHGWTPLLFAIRQCNCAMAKLLLDKGADPNLADAKGRAPIHLAAAQGDTVILKLLLEAGADIDAVCNGLTALEVAERGNHRGAAHFLGGRKTLKKSSNF